The following coding sequences lie in one Mucilaginibacter sp. KACC 22773 genomic window:
- the hscA gene encoding Fe-S protein assembly chaperone HscA — MAKVSINLATGSLQKEDIIVGIDLGTTNSLVAFINPDKQPHVINDTGKGVLVPSVVHFGSTGDVLVGNEAKEYLITDPQNTVFSVKRLLGRSYHDIENYKDFFSYKVIDDDTESLVKIKVGDKFYTPIELSALILKELKARAEHALKTPVNRAVITVPAYFNDSQRQATRDAGKLAGLDVLRIVNEPTAASLAYGIGLDPEEVKTIAVYDLGGGTFDVSILQIQNGIFEVLATNGDTFLGGDDFDRIIVDYWIEKNNLDKAEIIANNELAQQLRLKAEEAKKAFAHQSLFNEKIGEIWCTLDRNTFEELIMPKVQQTITSCQNALKDAKLTIAEIDEVIMVGGSTRTALVKKMVAEFFNRPVHDDVNPDEVVALGAAIQADILAGNRKDILLLDVTPLSLGIETMGGLMDVIIPRNSKVPTKGGRQYTTSIDGQVNMKIAVYQGERDLIKENRKLAEFNLKGIPSMPAGFPKVDINFLLNADGILTIQAIELRSGVKQEVEVKPTYGITDEQVEQMLMDSITHAKEDVAERMLIEARTEGEQMVYTVERFLQKNGSYVSAEETEQTISYITALKNAIATGDKDLILKSIDEVNEFTRPFAERLMDQAISTAMRGKSIE, encoded by the coding sequence ATGGCTAAAGTTTCTATCAACCTGGCAACAGGCTCGCTGCAAAAAGAGGATATCATAGTGGGTATCGATCTGGGTACTACCAATTCGCTGGTGGCTTTTATTAATCCCGATAAGCAACCGCATGTTATAAATGATACGGGTAAAGGCGTTTTGGTACCCTCAGTTGTCCATTTTGGCTCCACGGGAGATGTTTTGGTAGGTAATGAGGCTAAAGAATATTTGATAACCGACCCGCAAAATACCGTTTTTTCGGTAAAACGCTTATTGGGGCGCAGCTATCATGATATCGAAAATTATAAAGATTTTTTCTCGTACAAGGTTATTGATGATGATACCGAGAGCCTGGTTAAAATAAAGGTTGGCGATAAATTTTATACGCCTATTGAACTATCGGCCCTGATACTAAAAGAGTTGAAAGCCCGTGCCGAACATGCCCTTAAAACCCCGGTTAACCGTGCGGTAATAACAGTACCCGCTTATTTTAACGATTCGCAGCGCCAGGCCACCCGCGATGCAGGTAAACTGGCCGGGCTGGATGTTTTACGCATTGTAAACGAGCCAACGGCAGCAAGTTTAGCTTACGGGATTGGCCTTGACCCTGAAGAAGTAAAGACCATAGCCGTGTATGACCTGGGCGGCGGTACGTTTGATGTATCGATACTGCAAATCCAAAACGGGATTTTTGAGGTATTGGCTACCAACGGCGATACCTTTTTAGGCGGCGACGATTTTGACCGCATTATTGTTGATTACTGGATTGAAAAAAACAATCTGGATAAAGCCGAAATAATAGCCAATAATGAGCTTGCCCAGCAATTGCGCCTTAAAGCAGAGGAAGCCAAGAAAGCATTTGCTCATCAAAGCCTGTTTAACGAAAAAATAGGCGAAATATGGTGTACGCTGGATAGGAACACGTTTGAGGAACTGATTATGCCCAAAGTACAGCAAACCATTACCAGTTGCCAAAACGCGCTTAAAGATGCCAAACTGACCATAGCAGAAATTGATGAAGTGATCATGGTAGGCGGATCAACCCGTACGGCGTTGGTTAAAAAAATGGTGGCGGAGTTTTTTAACCGCCCTGTACATGATGATGTTAACCCCGATGAGGTGGTTGCATTAGGCGCGGCCATACAGGCCGATATACTGGCCGGTAACCGTAAAGATATTTTATTGCTTGATGTTACCCCATTATCCCTCGGTATCGAAACAATGGGCGGTTTGATGGATGTAATTATCCCCCGCAACAGCAAGGTGCCTACCAAAGGCGGCCGGCAATACACCACATCGATAGACGGGCAGGTGAATATGAAAATTGCCGTTTACCAGGGCGAGCGCGACCTGATCAAAGAAAATCGCAAGCTGGCCGAGTTTAACCTGAAAGGCATCCCAAGTATGCCCGCCGGTTTCCCAAAAGTAGATATCAACTTTCTGCTGAATGCCGATGGCATCCTGACGATACAGGCTATTGAATTGCGCAGCGGGGTTAAACAGGAAGTAGAGGTAAAACCCACCTACGGCATTACCGACGAACAGGTAGAGCAAATGCTGATGGATAGCATTACCCACGCCAAAGAAGATGTGGCCGAGCGTATGCTGATAGAAGCCCGTACCGAAGGCGAACAGATGGTTTACACCGTGGAGCGGTTTTTGCAAAAGAACGGCAGCTATGTATCGGCAGAGGAAACTGAACAAACAATCAGTTATATAACCGCTTTGAAAAATGCCATTGCTACCGGAGATAAAGACCTCATTTTGAAAAGTATAGACGAAGTAAATGAGTTTACCCGGCCATTTGCCGAACGTCTGATGGATCAGGCAATTAGCACTGCGATGCGTGGCAAGAGTATTGAATAA
- a CDS encoding dihydroorotase, which produces MKTILIKAATIVNENRQFVADLLVKDGLIDRIAPQIDAHADEVINAEGLYLFPGCIDDQVHFREPGLTYKADIHSESRAAVAGGITSFMEMPNTVPNTLTQELLQDKYDIASRNSLANYSFFMGASNDNLEQVLRTDVANVCGVKVFMGSSTGNMLVDNPQTLDNLFANSPMLIAVHCEDEATIKSNLNHYKQLLGDNIPVTLHPKIRSAEACYLSSSLAVELAKKHNTRLHILHISTGLETHLFDNTIPLKDKRITAEACVHHLWFTDADYETKGNLIKWNPAVKKESDRDAILQAVLDGRIDVIATDHAPHTIEEKAQPYLQAPSGGPLVQHALPAMLELYHHGKIKLEQIAEKMAHNVAACFQIDRRGFIREGYWADLVLADLNNPWNVNKANILYKCGWSPFEGTTFRSRIAYTLVSGNVVYANGTLAEGETGKRLNFNR; this is translated from the coding sequence ATGAAAACTATCCTCATTAAAGCAGCAACAATAGTTAACGAAAACAGGCAATTTGTAGCCGACTTGTTGGTGAAAGATGGCTTGATTGACCGGATAGCCCCACAAATTGATGCCCATGCAGATGAAGTTATAAATGCCGAAGGCCTTTACCTTTTCCCCGGCTGCATTGACGACCAGGTACATTTTCGCGAACCTGGGCTTACCTACAAGGCCGATATTCATTCCGAATCCCGGGCAGCTGTAGCGGGCGGCATCACATCGTTTATGGAAATGCCCAATACGGTACCCAACACATTAACACAAGAGCTACTGCAAGATAAATACGATATAGCATCGCGTAACTCACTGGCTAACTACTCATTTTTCATGGGTGCATCTAACGACAACCTGGAACAGGTACTGCGCACCGATGTAGCCAACGTTTGCGGTGTTAAAGTTTTCATGGGCTCGTCAACGGGCAATATGCTGGTAGATAATCCGCAAACTTTGGATAACCTTTTTGCTAACTCGCCTATGCTGATAGCGGTGCATTGCGAGGATGAGGCTACTATTAAAAGCAACCTTAACCACTACAAACAGCTGCTGGGCGATAATATACCTGTTACACTTCATCCGAAGATCCGTAGCGCCGAGGCTTGTTACCTGTCGTCGTCGCTGGCGGTGGAGCTGGCTAAAAAGCATAACACACGCCTGCATATATTGCATATTTCAACCGGGCTTGAAACTCATCTTTTTGACAACACCATTCCGCTAAAAGATAAACGCATTACTGCCGAGGCCTGTGTGCATCACCTATGGTTCACCGATGCCGACTACGAAACAAAAGGCAACCTGATTAAGTGGAACCCGGCTGTAAAAAAAGAAAGCGACAGGGACGCTATTTTGCAGGCTGTTTTAGATGGCCGTATTGACGTAATTGCCACCGACCACGCCCCGCATACCATCGAAGAAAAAGCGCAGCCCTATTTGCAGGCCCCATCGGGTGGCCCCTTGGTGCAACACGCCTTGCCTGCTATGCTGGAACTTTACCATCACGGCAAAATTAAGCTTGAACAAATAGCCGAAAAAATGGCCCATAACGTTGCTGCCTGCTTCCAGATTGACAGGCGCGGCTTTATCCGCGAAGGCTACTGGGCCGACCTGGTTTTAGCCGACCTGAATAATCCCTGGAACGTGAACAAGGCCAATATCTTATATAAATGTGGCTGGAGCCCGTTTGAAGGCACTACTTTCCGCTCGCGGATAGCTTACACCTTGGTGTCTGGCAATGTTGTATATGCTAACGGGACCCTCGCGGAAGGTGAAACCGGTAAACGGCTGAATTTTAACAGGTAG
- a CDS encoding IS3 family transposase — protein MRDRFKKKVWHSSIGFLRKRYALSELCSYFEVSRSGYYKAVESADKKLLNEQLVLSLIHDVRRRHPRIGGKKLYSVLKGDLKQAGIKLGRDKFFELLARNGLLVKRRRKYISTTDSYHRFRVYRNLLKDKLLHKAHQGWVSDITYIRTKDDFVYLFLITDAYSRKIVGWHLSDSLKIKGAINALKMAIRQCPDTKDLIHHSDRGIQYCSKDYVKLLKKAKIKISMTEANHCYENATAERINGILKQEYGLDEAFTSEGNAVKAVKEAIWSYNTDRPHWSLNLATPQQVHIAA, from the coding sequence ATACGGGACAGATTTAAAAAAAAAGTTTGGCACAGCAGCATCGGATTCCTCCGGAAGCGATACGCGCTAAGTGAGCTATGTAGCTATTTCGAAGTAAGCAGGAGTGGTTATTATAAAGCCGTAGAGTCAGCGGATAAGAAACTGTTAAATGAGCAGTTGGTATTGTCGCTTATACATGATGTACGTAGGCGTCACCCGCGTATAGGAGGCAAGAAGTTGTACTCCGTTTTAAAGGGTGATCTGAAGCAAGCGGGAATAAAGCTTGGCCGGGATAAGTTCTTTGAGTTGTTGGCGCGGAACGGTTTATTGGTAAAGAGGCGTCGTAAATATATCTCAACGACAGATTCTTACCATCGTTTTAGGGTATACAGGAACTTGTTGAAAGATAAACTGCTGCATAAGGCGCACCAGGGTTGGGTTTCGGATATTACCTATATCCGAACAAAGGATGACTTTGTGTATCTGTTCCTGATCACAGATGCCTACTCACGGAAGATCGTGGGCTGGCATTTATCGGATAGTTTAAAGATAAAAGGAGCTATTAATGCTTTGAAAATGGCCATCAGGCAATGCCCGGATACCAAAGACCTGATTCATCATTCAGATCGCGGAATTCAGTATTGCAGTAAGGATTATGTAAAGCTGCTGAAGAAGGCCAAAATAAAGATCAGCATGACTGAGGCGAACCATTGTTATGAAAATGCTACAGCCGAGCGGATAAACGGCATTCTAAAGCAGGAATATGGCTTAGATGAAGCTTTTACATCTGAGGGCAATGCGGTAAAGGCAGTAAAAGAAGCGATATGGTCGTATAATACGGACCGGCCACACTGGTCACTGAATTTAGCAACCCCGCAGCAGGTGCATATTGCTGCTTAA
- a CDS encoding transposase — MTKSKRKVIRYSISFKQKVVNEIEQEGLQISEANRRYGIGGAETINKWLKELGKQHLLNTVIRVETKDEKDRLLELEKEVKKLKLALADAYLSRDCAEEVIRQAGKLYGTDLKKKFGTAASDSSGSDTR, encoded by the coding sequence ATGACAAAAAGTAAGCGAAAAGTAATTCGGTACAGTATTAGCTTTAAACAAAAAGTAGTCAATGAGATTGAACAGGAGGGTCTGCAGATCTCAGAAGCAAATCGTCGTTATGGCATAGGTGGGGCAGAGACGATAAACAAATGGCTTAAAGAATTAGGGAAACAACATTTATTAAATACGGTAATTAGAGTGGAAACGAAAGATGAGAAAGACCGGCTGTTGGAGTTAGAGAAAGAGGTCAAGAAGTTAAAATTAGCTTTGGCAGATGCCTATTTGTCAAGAGATTGCGCAGAGGAAGTGATCAGGCAGGCAGGTAAACTATACGGGACAGATTTAAAAAAAAAGTTTGGCACAGCAGCATCGGATTCCTCCGGAAGCGATACGCGCTAA
- a CDS encoding winged helix-turn-helix transcriptional regulator encodes MTQIKEASTIQENKQTAFKECPVTYVMERIGGYWKPIILFHLLTGGKRYSELKKAIPTITEKVLIQHLKQLEADKIIVREARPVVPPYVTYSLSPSGQGLRPVMYAMATWAVEDSEANGTAIYKNMGTFPGIAEFVEG; translated from the coding sequence ATGACGCAAATTAAAGAAGCATCAACCATACAGGAAAATAAACAAACCGCATTTAAAGAGTGCCCGGTAACCTATGTAATGGAACGCATTGGCGGGTACTGGAAACCTATTATTTTATTTCACCTGCTAACCGGCGGCAAGCGCTACAGCGAGTTAAAAAAAGCAATACCTACCATAACCGAAAAGGTATTGATACAGCATTTGAAACAATTGGAAGCCGATAAAATCATCGTCAGGGAGGCCAGGCCGGTGGTGCCACCGTATGTAACCTACAGCCTTAGTCCGTCGGGTCAGGGCCTGAGACCGGTAATGTATGCCATGGCAACCTGGGCGGTTGAAGACAGCGAAGCTAACGGTACTGCTATTTATAAAAATATGGGCACTTTTCCGGGTATAGCAGAATTTGTTGAGGGGTAG
- a CDS encoding NmrA family NAD(P)-binding protein — translation MKIIVTGSLGNISKPLTKQLIEAGHQVTVISSDKNKAAAIQALGATAAIGSLADTAFLADTFTGADAVYAMIPPNFGAANLRQYMVDTGKSYAGAIQKSGIKKVVALSSVGAHLNDATGPIKGIHDVEGILSGLQGVAIKFIRAPFFYVNLLNDIPAIKHQGILGSNYPADARLILVHPRDIADAIAEELQADFTGKSVRYIVSDESTTARVATALGKAIGKPELQWTGFSDEQALQGMLQHGLPPEMAKNFVEMGTAVRSGIIWEDYDLHKPAQWGKVKLEDFASEFAEVYNS, via the coding sequence ATGAAAATCATAGTAACAGGTTCATTAGGCAATATCAGCAAGCCTTTGACAAAACAATTAATTGAGGCAGGCCACCAGGTAACCGTTATCAGCAGCGATAAAAATAAAGCCGCGGCTATCCAGGCATTAGGCGCTACAGCGGCTATTGGCTCATTGGCCGATACCGCATTCCTTGCAGATACTTTTACCGGGGCTGACGCCGTTTACGCCATGATACCACCAAACTTTGGAGCCGCTAACTTAAGGCAATACATGGTAGATACAGGCAAAAGTTATGCCGGGGCCATTCAAAAATCGGGTATTAAAAAGGTTGTTGCTTTAAGCAGCGTCGGGGCGCATTTAAACGATGCCACCGGACCTATAAAAGGCATTCACGATGTTGAAGGCATATTGAGCGGATTACAGGGAGTAGCTATCAAATTTATTCGTGCACCATTCTTTTATGTGAATTTGCTTAATGATATCCCGGCCATTAAGCATCAGGGAATTTTAGGTTCAAACTACCCGGCAGATGCAAGGCTGATATTAGTACATCCACGGGATATTGCCGATGCTATTGCCGAAGAATTACAGGCCGATTTTACCGGCAAAAGTGTACGCTACATTGTGAGCGACGAAAGCACAACGGCCCGGGTAGCAACCGCTTTAGGCAAAGCCATTGGTAAGCCCGAATTGCAATGGACAGGTTTTAGCGACGAACAGGCGCTTCAGGGCATGCTGCAACACGGTTTGCCGCCCGAAATGGCCAAAAATTTTGTAGAAATGGGCACAGCTGTACGCAGCGGAATAATCTGGGAAGATTATGACCTTCATAAACCCGCCCAATGGGGCAAGGTAAAACTTGAAGATTTTGCCAGTGAATTTGCCGAAGTTTATAACAGCTAA
- a CDS encoding heme exporter protein CcmB, with protein sequence MKLVQETIHLLKKEILLEWRSKYAFNGVLLYVVSTVFVCYISFNQSSGLSGTTAYPLVWNVLFWIIMLFASVNAIAKSFMQESKSRLLYYYSIASPQAIILSKTIYNILLMTLISFLALLVYQVFFTNKLGDLWFYLLAVLMGSISFSTVFTMISAIASKAGNNGTLMAILSFPVIIPVILILIRLSKRAMDGIERSLSYGDIGVLFAINAIVITTALLLFPYLWRD encoded by the coding sequence ATGAAGCTTGTTCAGGAAACCATTCATTTGTTAAAAAAAGAAATTTTGCTGGAGTGGCGGTCGAAATATGCTTTTAATGGGGTTTTGCTGTACGTGGTATCCACTGTGTTTGTTTGCTATATTTCGTTTAACCAAAGTTCGGGTCTCAGCGGTACCACCGCCTATCCACTGGTATGGAATGTACTGTTCTGGATCATTATGCTGTTTGCATCGGTAAATGCCATTGCCAAAAGCTTTATGCAGGAAAGTAAAAGCAGGCTGCTTTATTATTACTCCATAGCCAGCCCGCAGGCTATTATACTTTCAAAAACCATATACAATATTTTACTGATGACACTCATCAGTTTTTTGGCCCTGCTGGTATACCAGGTTTTTTTTACCAATAAACTTGGCGACCTATGGTTTTATTTGCTGGCGGTTTTAATGGGCAGCATCAGCTTTTCAACAGTATTTACCATGATATCGGCCATAGCATCAAAAGCCGGCAACAACGGCACGCTCATGGCTATTTTAAGCTTCCCGGTAATTATACCAGTGATACTTATCCTTATCCGCCTGAGTAAAAGGGCAATGGATGGCATAGAGCGGAGCCTGAGTTACGGCGATATCGGGGTTTTGTTCGCCATTAACGCTATCGTAATTACAACCGCGTTATTGCTTTTTCCTTATTTGTGGCGCGATTAG
- a CDS encoding methylated-DNA--[protein]-cysteine S-methyltransferase, translated as MPIAYYRTPIGIVRITQDGDFISGISIRDEEYEIEPACTPLLQMAIDQLQEYFDGTRKTFDFPIKQPGTDFQQQVWECLLNIEYGTTTTYAQQSNQMNNPLAIRAIAAANGKNHLWVVVPCHRVIGSDGSLTGYAGGLWRKQWLLQHEANVMGVGQTRLNF; from the coding sequence ATGCCCATAGCTTATTATCGTACACCTATCGGAATCGTCCGCATTACCCAGGATGGCGATTTTATTTCGGGGATCTCTATCCGGGACGAGGAATATGAGATAGAGCCGGCCTGCACGCCGCTCCTGCAAATGGCTATTGACCAGTTACAGGAATATTTTGATGGGACAAGAAAAACCTTCGATTTCCCTATTAAGCAACCGGGTACCGATTTTCAACAGCAGGTTTGGGAATGCCTTTTAAATATTGAGTACGGCACCACAACAACCTATGCGCAGCAATCAAACCAAATGAACAACCCTTTGGCCATCAGGGCCATTGCGGCGGCCAACGGAAAAAATCACCTTTGGGTTGTAGTACCCTGCCACCGGGTGATAGGCTCAGACGGCAGCTTAACCGGTTACGCCGGCGGCCTTTGGCGCAAACAATGGCTGTTACAACATGAAGCCAATGTTATGGGCGTGGGGCAAACCAGGTTAAACTTTTAG
- a CDS encoding hybrid sensor histidine kinase/response regulator, which produces MTPVNILIVDDREENIIALEALLKRDDIRIFSTTSPNEALKIAWETQIAIALVDVQMPEMDGFELVEMLKSNPRTKDIMVIFVTAISKETKYAVKGLGTGAVDYLYKPLDPYITSAKVDSFVHLARAQAEIKLKNQELQNYSIVVKNSADIICSVNAQTLRIENINPAVENILGFKPGELQGTSVVNLAIAEHQPAFRKKLGEIIKDNLAFAVFEGRFERFDKRVIWGECRASYHHKMIFINISDISPQKSYQEQLIKSKEEAEYTKKVKETFLANMSHELRTPVNGIIGITSMLLKTNIDEQQKGMLELLDTSSKSLLGVINDVLDISKIEAGKFNIIRTAGNVHDIIKSVFDLLKFRADERNIEFLLEIDPDLPPYLMVDSLRLNQILMNLLSNAIKFTERGYVKLKVSVIQRNADKVRVKYSVEDTGIGIPEDKVNRVFESFEQADEDTVSKYGGTGLGLTIVKRLVELKGGELTVSSKVGEGSNFSFYNWYTISAKPVEKAGAKPEKTLAPFFNVSVLVAEDNMVNQFMLSKILKDWQVQVDMVDNGRKALDKLRTNHYDIILMDTHMPDMNGYETAKNIRVDFVEPKRSIPIISLSAASFGYEQQEALTAGMNDVLSKPFQPHQLHEKMSRLLSAGTYKLKV; this is translated from the coding sequence ATGACCCCTGTGAATATTCTTATTGTTGATGACAGAGAAGAGAACATAATAGCGCTTGAGGCCTTATTAAAACGCGATGACATCCGTATATTTTCTACAACATCCCCTAACGAGGCGCTTAAAATAGCCTGGGAAACCCAAATTGCCATAGCATTGGTGGATGTGCAAATGCCCGAAATGGATGGATTTGAGCTGGTTGAAATGCTCAAATCGAACCCAAGGACCAAAGATATCATGGTAATTTTTGTTACCGCAATATCAAAGGAAACCAAATACGCTGTTAAAGGCCTCGGCACCGGCGCAGTTGATTACCTGTATAAGCCGCTCGACCCATATATAACATCGGCCAAGGTTGATTCGTTTGTTCACCTGGCCCGTGCGCAGGCCGAAATAAAACTCAAAAACCAGGAGTTGCAAAACTACTCGATAGTTGTAAAAAACTCTGCAGATATCATTTGCTCTGTTAATGCGCAAACCCTGAGGATTGAAAATATTAACCCTGCTGTAGAAAATATTTTGGGTTTTAAACCCGGCGAATTGCAAGGTACAAGCGTTGTTAACCTTGCTATTGCCGAGCATCAGCCCGCATTCCGGAAAAAACTGGGCGAAATTATTAAAGATAACCTGGCTTTCGCGGTGTTTGAAGGCCGGTTTGAACGTTTTGATAAACGGGTAATATGGGGCGAATGCCGGGCATCGTACCATCATAAAATGATATTTATCAATATCAGCGATATCTCGCCCCAAAAAAGCTACCAGGAACAACTTATCAAATCAAAAGAGGAGGCAGAATACACTAAAAAAGTTAAGGAAACTTTTTTGGCCAACATGAGCCATGAACTGCGGACCCCGGTTAACGGCATTATTGGTATTACCAGTATGCTGCTCAAAACCAATATAGACGAACAACAAAAGGGTATGCTTGAGCTGTTGGATACTTCGTCAAAATCACTATTGGGGGTTATTAACGATGTGCTGGATATTTCTAAAATAGAGGCGGGCAAGTTTAACATTATCCGTACGGCAGGCAACGTACACGATATTATCAAATCGGTATTCGACCTGCTGAAATTTAGGGCCGACGAAAGAAACATAGAGTTTTTATTAGAAATAGATCCTGACTTGCCCCCATACCTGATGGTTGATTCGTTGCGTTTAAACCAGATACTGATGAACTTGCTTAGCAATGCCATAAAGTTTACCGAAAGGGGTTATGTAAAGTTAAAAGTATCGGTTATACAAAGGAACGCCGATAAGGTACGGGTAAAATATAGTGTTGAAGACACGGGTATAGGAATTCCGGAAGATAAGGTTAACCGGGTGTTTGAATCGTTTGAGCAAGCCGATGAGGATACCGTTAGCAAATACGGTGGCACAGGCCTTGGGCTTACCATTGTGAAAAGATTGGTTGAGCTTAAAGGCGGCGAACTTACAGTAAGCAGCAAAGTAGGCGAGGGCAGCAACTTCAGTTTCTATAACTGGTACACAATTTCGGCCAAACCGGTTGAAAAGGCGGGTGCGAAACCAGAAAAAACACTCGCCCCCTTTTTTAATGTAAGCGTATTGGTAGCCGAAGATAATATGGTAAACCAGTTTATGCTATCCAAAATACTGAAAGACTGGCAGGTACAGGTGGATATGGTTGATAACGGCCGTAAAGCGCTTGATAAGTTAAGAACCAACCACTACGACATTATACTGATGGATACCCACATGCCCGATATGAATGGTTACGAAACGGCAAAAAACATCAGGGTTGATTTTGTGGAACCCAAACGGAGCATACCTATCATATCACTTTCGGCAGCCTCATTTGGCTATGAGCAGCAAGAGGCCTTAACAGCCGGTATGAATGATGTGTTGTCGAAACCATTTCAGCCGCATCAACTGCACGAAAAAATGAGCAGGCTTTTAAGTGCAGGTACGTATAAACTAAAAGTTTAA
- a CDS encoding chemotaxis protein CheB produces the protein MAPDKNLVERWKTAEILLLGGSAGSFKLLFQIVKLLDPNLNKTVIIVIHRKKNFFSEIEKLFAENSRMLMREIGDKDILNKNTIYIAPANYHILIEKEGTFALDVSEPVWFSKPSIDVTFESAAEVYKERCMAILLSGANQDGAEGLLKLRNSGATTIAQHPEDAEMDEMPAAAISIGAAEYILHTDEIFKLLST, from the coding sequence TTGGCTCCTGATAAAAACCTGGTTGAACGATGGAAAACCGCCGAAATACTGCTGCTCGGTGGTTCTGCAGGTTCGTTTAAACTCTTGTTCCAGATAGTTAAATTGCTGGATCCCAACCTAAACAAAACTGTAATTATAGTAATTCACCGCAAGAAAAATTTTTTCAGCGAGATTGAAAAACTCTTTGCAGAAAACAGCCGTATGTTAATGCGCGAAATTGGCGACAAGGATATTCTGAATAAGAATACCATTTACATAGCGCCTGCGAATTATCATATCTTAATTGAAAAAGAGGGAACATTTGCACTTGACGTGTCAGAACCGGTATGGTTTTCAAAGCCATCAATTGATGTTACCTTTGAAAGCGCTGCCGAAGTTTACAAAGAGCGGTGCATGGCAATACTGCTATCGGGTGCAAACCAGGATGGTGCAGAGGGATTGCTTAAATTAAGGAATAGCGGCGCTACAACCATTGCCCAGCATCCCGAAGATGCAGAGATGGACGAAATGCCGGCAGCGGCAATTAGCATTGGAGCCGCGGAATATATTTTACATACTGACGAAATTTTTAAATTATTAAGCACATAG
- a CDS encoding CheR family methyltransferase yields MTDTNLPITASQITELIDLVKKVHGFDFSGYTKASLKRRISRIMQLKKLSFYDLKHILVNNPEFFQEFLEEITVNVTEMFRDPSFYKGLNSQVIPYLSTYQHSKIWVAGCSTGEEVYSIAILLREAGLSNKSFIYGTDINTEVLREARRGIYSLRNIKSYAENYQFTGLKGSISDHFTILYDAASIHNELKQNTLFSVHNLVSDGIFNEFQLISCRNVFIYFETELQEHILELFYKSLCPLGYLCLGSKETIRSDTFKKKFKVINSKENIYQKIGS; encoded by the coding sequence ATGACCGATACTAACCTGCCAATAACGGCATCGCAGATAACCGAACTTATTGACCTGGTAAAAAAGGTACATGGTTTTGATTTTTCGGGTTACACAAAAGCCTCATTAAAGCGCAGGATTAGCAGGATTATGCAGCTTAAAAAGCTTAGCTTTTATGACCTTAAGCATATCCTGGTAAACAACCCTGAGTTTTTCCAGGAGTTTTTGGAAGAAATAACCGTAAACGTAACCGAGATGTTTCGCGACCCTTCGTTTTACAAAGGTTTAAACAGCCAGGTTATACCGTACCTTTCTACCTATCAGCATTCGAAGATATGGGTGGCCGGCTGCTCAACCGGCGAGGAGGTGTATTCAATAGCTATCCTGCTGCGTGAGGCAGGTTTGAGCAATAAATCGTTCATTTACGGTACCGATATTAATACCGAAGTACTTAGGGAGGCCCGCCGTGGCATATACAGCCTGCGTAACATAAAAAGTTATGCCGAAAATTATCAATTTACAGGTTTAAAAGGTTCCATTTCAGATCATTTTACTATCTTGTACGATGCAGCTTCTATACACAATGAATTGAAGCAAAATACGTTGTTTTCTGTACATAACCTGGTTTCAGATGGTATATTCAACGAGTTTCAGCTTATAAGTTGCCGTAATGTGTTTATTTATTTTGAAACTGAACTGCAGGAACACATCCTGGAGCTATTTTATAAAAGTTTGTGCCCTTTGGGTTATTTATGCCTGGGGAGTAAGGAAACAATCCGGTCAGATACTTTTAAAAAGAAGTTTAAGGTGATTAATTCAAAAGAAAATATTTACCAAAAAATTGGCTCCTGA